In the genome of Actinomadura graeca, one region contains:
- a CDS encoding O-antigen ligase family protein has translation MTVKGIFPRRAAPPPSAGWWAVALPLALMLASDYKLRSREVDQAVGGSADLTVLIEVAVYGMAALYLVYRFGLRPPTRRISGLLFAAWMFCAYVAFSALWSPFKSLGMVRGTQLMITMLLAHILATRATLADLRRLAHVFIGIVIVSVGIGVAHPFPRTRLTEERFNWLYVHPVQAGVYLGIAVLLTVGYLIRWTTPRDRLWHPAIYVGALAVLTGALVATGTRGAALGAALGLVVMLATARGPKGRVDVVVMGAAVAVLGVLAFSDSILAFVARGESAETLSSLNSRTDLWSLAMTAYAEEPIFGRGLGASRGLFLDDIGLGGGHNAFVNALVDNGTVGTAAFVTLLLTLAFVLLMLARHRTLRADAGMLLGILGFFLADSITTEGLAAPANVSSVWLLLLVAWAETMRRRGGDPPPGAPGDDQAARVRVSATVPASPHVEHAAEQP, from the coding sequence ATGACCGTGAAAGGGATCTTCCCCCGCCGGGCGGCGCCACCGCCCAGCGCCGGGTGGTGGGCCGTCGCGCTGCCGCTCGCCCTCATGCTCGCCAGCGACTACAAGCTGCGCAGCCGCGAGGTCGACCAGGCGGTGGGCGGCAGCGCCGACCTGACCGTCCTGATCGAGGTCGCCGTCTACGGCATGGCCGCGCTGTACCTGGTGTACCGGTTCGGCCTGCGGCCGCCGACGCGGCGCATCTCGGGCCTGCTGTTCGCGGCGTGGATGTTCTGCGCCTACGTCGCGTTCTCGGCGCTGTGGTCGCCGTTCAAGTCGCTCGGCATGGTCCGCGGCACACAGCTGATGATCACGATGCTGCTGGCGCACATCCTCGCCACCCGGGCGACGCTCGCGGACCTGCGGCGCCTCGCGCACGTGTTCATCGGCATCGTGATCGTCTCGGTGGGCATCGGCGTCGCGCACCCGTTCCCGCGCACCCGCCTCACCGAGGAGCGCTTCAACTGGCTGTACGTCCACCCCGTCCAGGCGGGCGTGTACCTGGGCATCGCGGTGCTGCTGACCGTCGGGTACCTGATCCGCTGGACGACCCCCCGCGACCGGCTCTGGCATCCGGCGATCTACGTGGGGGCGCTGGCGGTGCTGACGGGCGCGCTCGTCGCGACCGGCACGCGGGGCGCGGCGCTGGGCGCCGCGCTCGGCCTGGTCGTCATGCTGGCCACGGCGCGCGGGCCGAAGGGCCGGGTGGACGTGGTGGTGATGGGCGCCGCGGTCGCCGTCCTCGGCGTGCTGGCGTTCTCCGACTCGATCCTGGCGTTCGTGGCGCGGGGCGAGTCCGCCGAGACCCTGTCCTCGCTCAACTCCCGCACCGACCTGTGGTCGCTGGCGATGACGGCCTACGCCGAGGAGCCGATCTTCGGGCGGGGGCTGGGCGCCTCGCGCGGGCTGTTCCTCGACGACATCGGCCTCGGCGGCGGCCACAACGCGTTCGTCAACGCGCTGGTGGACAACGGGACGGTCGGCACGGCGGCGTTCGTGACGCTGCTGCTGACGCTCGCGTTCGTCCTGCTGATGCTGGCCCGGCACCGGACGCTGCGCGCCGACGCGGGGATGCTCCTCGGCATCCTCGGCTTCTTCCTGGCCGACAGCATCACCACCGAGGGCCTGGCCGCGCCCGCCAACGTCTCCAGCGTGTGGCTGCTGCTGCTCGTGGCCTGGGCGGAGACGATGCGCAGGCGCGGCGGCGACCCACCGCCCGGTGCACCGGGGGACGATCAGGCGGCGCGGGTGCGGGTGTCAGCCACGGTTCCGGCGTCCCCGCACGTAGAACACGCCGCTGAGCAGCCCTAG
- a CDS encoding sulfotransferase domain-containing protein, translated as MNRATLPGPVVSAGRSVIRGYGMSTAALRPGPDFLLIGAKRGGSTSLYYTLLEHPNVMPLFPNARLLPKDNHTKGVHYFDSNYDKGATWYRSHFPTSGRRSGKVVGEGSPYYLFHPLAAERAGRDVPEAKILLVLRDPIERAFSHYRERRRQNAEDLATFEEALEAEAGRLDGEEERIVSEPGYLSYAHEQQSYRAQGEYAPHLRRWMEHFPAEQVRVLAAEEFYADPQAACDEVAVFLGLEPAPLPPSAVKVWNAAPSQDLDPATRQRLAEHYAPFNADLEALLGRTFPWTRP; from the coding sequence GTGAATCGAGCGACGTTGCCCGGCCCGGTCGTGTCCGCGGGCCGCAGTGTGATCCGCGGGTACGGGATGAGCACGGCCGCCCTGCGGCCCGGCCCCGACTTCCTCCTGATCGGCGCGAAACGGGGCGGGTCCACGTCGCTCTACTACACGCTGCTGGAGCATCCGAACGTGATGCCGCTGTTCCCGAACGCGCGGCTGCTGCCCAAGGACAACCACACCAAGGGCGTCCACTACTTCGACTCCAACTACGACAAGGGCGCCACCTGGTACCGGTCGCATTTCCCGACCTCGGGCCGCCGCTCCGGCAAGGTCGTGGGGGAGGGGTCGCCGTACTACCTGTTCCACCCCCTGGCGGCGGAGCGGGCCGGGCGCGACGTCCCGGAGGCGAAGATCCTCCTCGTCCTGCGGGACCCGATCGAGCGGGCTTTCTCGCACTACCGGGAGCGGCGCCGCCAGAACGCCGAGGACCTCGCGACGTTCGAGGAGGCCCTGGAGGCGGAGGCCGGGCGCCTGGACGGCGAGGAGGAGCGGATCGTCTCCGAGCCCGGCTACCTCAGCTACGCGCACGAGCAGCAGTCCTACCGGGCGCAGGGCGAGTACGCCCCGCACCTGCGGCGCTGGATGGAGCACTTCCCCGCCGAGCAGGTCCGTGTGCTGGCGGCCGAGGAGTTCTACGCCGACCCGCAGGCCGCCTGCGACGAGGTGGCGGTGTTCCTCGGCCTCGAACCGGCGCCGCTGCCCCCGTCGGCGGTCAAGGTGTGGAACGCGGCGCCGAGCCAGGACCTCGACCCCGCGACGCGGCAGCGTCTCGCCGAGCACTACGCGCCGTTCAACGCCGACCTGGAAGCGCTCCTGGGCCGCACGTTCCCCTGGACCCGCCCCTGA
- a CDS encoding right-handed parallel beta-helix repeat-containing protein, translated as MPHSSNRTTIVRVLALPVIVSVGFLGWQIPRQDGKAPVSSLPARPGAAPVGSTSYKVPDGAVFVSPSGDDGAQGTRKHPLRTLGRAIGKAPAGGTIVLRGGVYHESVTVPRGKRLTIQSHPREAVWFDGSSRVSGWAAEGDAWVHGGWTARFDSSPTYTPGARPSSDVDFQFVSPRHPMASHPDQLWLDGAPQKQVGSRDEVGPGTFYVDEGGSRLYVGSDPRGHDVRASTLGKAITIDSEGSTLRGIGVRRYATSLPDIATVRATAPKITVENVVVTESATTGLTVVAAHGRVRHVTSSGNGLLGIHANTADDLRLEGVRLDHNNRERFKYSPVSGGFKITRSRKVAVVDSTVADNLGKGLWMDESVYDITITGSRILRNAHHGISLELSAKAVVAGNVISGNAGDGMKVNNTSDVRIWNNSMAGNGRAVFLVQDPRRRDDPGVPGRDPRQKGPDPAMTWRIGKTTVSNNTFADARPDTPCLLCVTDHTGERTAAQMNLTVNGNVYVRPDAANPRTLILWSRHSFADLGRFRTATGQETRGAFLGTATAARTEGDLEDAVAPGADANNAMPLPADIAELLGEPKGTRHIGSFSF; from the coding sequence ATGCCGCACAGCTCGAACCGGACGACGATCGTCCGGGTGCTCGCACTGCCGGTGATCGTGAGCGTCGGCTTCCTCGGCTGGCAGATCCCGCGGCAGGACGGGAAGGCACCGGTGTCGTCGCTGCCCGCGCGGCCCGGCGCGGCCCCCGTGGGCAGCACGTCCTACAAGGTCCCGGACGGGGCCGTGTTCGTCTCACCGTCCGGCGACGACGGGGCGCAGGGCACGCGCAAGCACCCGCTGCGCACCCTCGGCAGGGCGATCGGCAAGGCCCCCGCCGGCGGGACGATCGTGCTGCGCGGCGGCGTCTACCACGAGAGCGTCACCGTCCCGCGCGGCAAGCGGCTGACGATCCAGTCCCACCCCCGCGAGGCCGTCTGGTTCGACGGCAGCTCGCGCGTCTCCGGATGGGCCGCCGAGGGCGACGCCTGGGTGCACGGCGGCTGGACCGCCCGGTTCGACTCCAGCCCCACCTACACGCCCGGGGCGCGGCCCAGCTCGGACGTCGACTTCCAGTTCGTCTCCCCCCGGCATCCGATGGCCTCCCACCCCGACCAGCTCTGGCTGGACGGGGCGCCGCAGAAGCAGGTCGGGTCCCGCGACGAGGTCGGGCCCGGCACCTTCTACGTCGACGAGGGCGGCTCGCGCCTCTACGTCGGCTCCGACCCGCGCGGCCACGACGTCCGCGCGAGCACGCTCGGCAAGGCCATCACGATCGACAGCGAGGGGAGCACCCTGCGCGGCATCGGGGTGCGCCGCTACGCGACGTCGCTGCCCGACATCGCCACGGTCCGGGCCACCGCTCCGAAGATCACCGTGGAGAACGTGGTCGTCACCGAGTCGGCGACGACCGGCCTCACCGTCGTCGCCGCGCACGGCCGCGTCCGGCACGTCACCAGCTCCGGCAACGGGCTCCTCGGCATCCACGCCAACACGGCCGACGACCTGCGGCTGGAGGGCGTGCGCCTGGACCACAACAACCGGGAGCGGTTCAAGTACTCGCCGGTATCGGGAGGCTTCAAGATCACCCGGTCGCGCAAGGTCGCGGTGGTCGACAGCACGGTCGCCGACAACCTCGGCAAGGGCCTGTGGATGGACGAGTCCGTCTACGACATCACGATCACCGGTTCCCGGATCCTGCGCAACGCCCACCACGGCATCTCCCTGGAGCTGAGCGCGAAGGCGGTGGTCGCGGGCAACGTCATCAGCGGCAACGCCGGCGACGGGATGAAGGTGAACAACACCTCCGACGTCCGGATCTGGAACAACTCGATGGCGGGCAACGGCCGCGCCGTCTTCCTCGTCCAGGACCCGCGGCGCCGCGACGACCCGGGTGTGCCCGGCCGCGACCCGCGCCAGAAGGGGCCGGACCCGGCCATGACCTGGCGGATCGGGAAGACCACGGTGAGCAACAACACCTTCGCCGACGCCCGCCCGGACACCCCCTGCCTGCTGTGCGTCACCGACCACACCGGCGAGCGCACCGCCGCGCAGATGAACCTGACGGTGAACGGCAACGTCTACGTCCGCCCGGACGCCGCCAACCCCCGCACGCTGATCCTGTGGTCCCGGCACTCCTTCGCCGACCTTGGCCGCTTCCGGACGGCGACCGGGCAGGAGACGCGGGGCGCGTTCCTCGGCACCGCGACCGCCGCCCGCACCGAAGGCGACCTCGAAGACGCCGTCGCGCCGGGCGCCGACGCCAACAACGCGATGCCCCTCCCCGCCGACATCGCCGAGCTGCTCGGCGAGCCGAAGGGGACCCGCCACATCGGCTCGTTCTCGTTCTGA
- a CDS encoding LamG-like jellyroll fold domain-containing protein, translating to MGGSALTAAPAGADIDPPAGTPPTVSADPLPTWQVNGVVWSMATVGTTVYATGNFTKARPPGVAVGGAGEVTRNNILAFDLTTGNLITSFAHSLNGQGLRIVASPDGKRVYVGGEFTTVDGKARQRLAAFDTATGALVEGFAPQVGSIVRGIAATDTTVYFGGNFFNVNGKSRTRLAAVNASNGANVDTWRPTADDDEVYALAMAPGNERVLIGGRFQKLNGAAQVGVGAVNTTNGASLPWNSKPVPTKKDSTHFSYVTDLFVSGDTVFGAADGEGGHWFDGRFAAKAATGDLVWLDNCYGATYGMFVQNQAVYSVSHAHDCSSLGAFPETKPQSWHRALAETTYPTGTDQAPPGANSNYSGQPIPSLLHWFPTVAQGTFTGQYQGAWSVTGNDAYVALGGEFPKVNGKAQQGLVRFALKAGAPNKAGPVAADLGTPVAKSMADGSVRVSWNTTWDMDNASLKYEVFRDSGTTPIGTVEKASTFWDQPNAAFFDKSAPSGAHTYKIRVVDSAGNAVTGAASNAATPGSGTPGPYAGEITGDGASAYWRLGESSGPGFDYAGVNDLTIGTGVVRGQAGAISGDADRALAFNGTSSGTAGSGAAPTRQGFSVEAWVKTTSKSGGKIIGYGNAASGLSAKYDRHLYMTNDGRVVFGVYPGATKTVQSGTGFNDGKWHHVVGTLDGGAGLKIFVDGAQKAADPAAKTAETYAGYWRVGGDNLSGWPNKPTSNFLSGTLDEVAVYPRALTAAEVTRHHGLGTGTVQPNQPPTAAFTSSCDQLACTFDGSGSADADGSVAGYAWDFGDGQTGTGAKPSHTYASAGEYTVKLKVTDDRGAANEVLHTVAAKSSTLAADEFGRTVTGGWGSADTGGAWTRNGSGGVLSVGGTGHIELGAPGNSGGGYLNGVSSADTDLTFTAALDKEGTGNGVYLAAIGRRVGTEGDYRARLRLRPSGVVSLKLSRLGAGGAETDIVAEQTVAGLTYEPGKRLHVRLQVTGTSPTTLKAKAWADGAAEPDWQLTGTDATAGLQSAGSIGVWTYLAGNTTNAPVVVSVDDLRAVRVAD from the coding sequence GTGGGCGGCTCGGCCCTGACCGCCGCCCCGGCAGGCGCGGACATCGACCCCCCGGCCGGGACGCCGCCCACCGTGAGCGCCGATCCGCTGCCGACGTGGCAGGTCAACGGCGTCGTGTGGAGCATGGCGACGGTCGGGACGACGGTCTATGCGACCGGGAACTTCACCAAGGCGCGTCCGCCGGGGGTCGCCGTGGGCGGCGCCGGTGAGGTGACCCGGAACAACATCCTGGCGTTCGACCTGACCACCGGGAACTTGATCACCTCGTTCGCGCACTCGCTGAACGGCCAGGGACTGCGGATCGTGGCCTCGCCGGACGGCAAGCGGGTGTACGTCGGCGGTGAGTTCACCACGGTCGACGGCAAGGCCCGCCAGCGCCTGGCCGCCTTCGACACCGCCACCGGCGCGCTCGTCGAGGGCTTCGCGCCCCAGGTGGGGTCGATCGTGCGGGGCATCGCCGCGACGGACACGACCGTGTACTTCGGCGGGAACTTCTTCAACGTCAACGGCAAGTCCCGGACGCGCCTCGCCGCGGTGAACGCCTCCAACGGCGCCAACGTCGACACCTGGCGTCCCACCGCGGACGACGACGAGGTCTACGCCCTGGCCATGGCTCCGGGCAATGAGCGCGTGCTCATCGGCGGGCGCTTCCAGAAGCTCAACGGGGCGGCGCAGGTCGGCGTCGGAGCGGTGAACACCACCAACGGCGCGTCGCTGCCGTGGAACAGCAAGCCGGTCCCGACGAAGAAGGACAGCACCCACTTCTCGTACGTGACGGACCTGTTCGTGTCCGGTGACACCGTCTTCGGCGCCGCGGACGGTGAGGGCGGGCACTGGTTCGACGGGCGGTTCGCCGCCAAGGCCGCCACCGGCGACCTGGTCTGGCTCGACAACTGCTACGGCGCCACCTACGGGATGTTCGTCCAGAACCAGGCCGTCTACAGCGTCTCGCACGCGCACGACTGCTCCTCGCTGGGGGCGTTCCCGGAGACGAAGCCGCAGTCGTGGCACCGTGCGCTCGCCGAGACGACCTACCCGACCGGCACCGACCAGGCGCCCCCCGGCGCCAACAGCAACTACAGCGGCCAGCCGATCCCGAGCCTGCTGCACTGGTTCCCGACCGTCGCGCAGGGGACGTTCACCGGGCAGTACCAGGGGGCCTGGTCCGTCACCGGCAACGACGCCTACGTCGCCCTGGGCGGGGAGTTCCCCAAGGTGAACGGCAAGGCCCAGCAGGGTCTCGTCCGGTTCGCGCTCAAGGCCGGCGCGCCGAACAAGGCCGGTCCGGTCGCCGCCGATCTGGGCACCCCGGTCGCGAAGAGCATGGCGGACGGCAGCGTCCGCGTGTCCTGGAACACCACCTGGGACATGGACAACGCGTCCCTGAAGTACGAGGTGTTCCGCGACAGCGGGACGACGCCCATCGGCACGGTCGAGAAGGCGTCCACATTCTGGGACCAGCCGAACGCCGCGTTCTTCGACAAGAGCGCTCCGTCCGGCGCCCACACCTACAAGATCCGCGTGGTGGACTCGGCGGGCAACGCCGTGACCGGCGCCGCGTCCAACGCGGCGACGCCGGGGAGCGGCACCCCCGGCCCGTACGCGGGGGAGATCACCGGTGACGGCGCGAGCGCCTACTGGCGCCTCGGCGAGAGCAGCGGCCCCGGATTCGACTACGCGGGCGTGAACGACCTCACGATCGGCACCGGCGTGGTGCGCGGCCAGGCCGGGGCGATCTCCGGCGACGCCGACCGGGCGCTGGCGTTCAACGGCACCTCCTCCGGGACGGCCGGCAGCGGCGCCGCGCCCACCCGGCAGGGCTTCAGCGTCGAGGCGTGGGTGAAGACCACCTCCAAGTCCGGCGGGAAGATCATCGGGTACGGGAACGCCGCGTCCGGGCTCAGCGCGAAGTACGACCGGCACCTGTACATGACCAACGACGGGCGGGTCGTGTTCGGCGTCTACCCGGGCGCGACGAAGACCGTCCAGAGCGGCACCGGGTTCAACGACGGCAAGTGGCACCACGTGGTCGGGACGCTCGACGGCGGCGCCGGGCTCAAGATCTTCGTGGACGGCGCGCAGAAGGCCGCCGACCCGGCCGCGAAGACGGCCGAGACCTACGCGGGCTACTGGCGCGTCGGCGGCGACAACCTCAGCGGGTGGCCGAACAAGCCGACCAGCAACTTCCTCAGCGGGACGCTGGACGAGGTCGCCGTCTACCCGCGCGCGCTGACGGCGGCGGAGGTGACGCGGCACCACGGCCTCGGCACCGGCACCGTCCAGCCGAACCAGCCGCCGACCGCCGCGTTCACCTCGTCCTGCGACCAGCTCGCATGCACGTTCGACGGGTCGGGCTCCGCCGACGCCGACGGGTCCGTCGCGGGCTACGCGTGGGACTTCGGCGACGGGCAGACCGGGACCGGTGCCAAGCCGTCCCACACCTACGCGTCGGCCGGGGAGTACACGGTCAAGCTGAAGGTGACCGACGACCGGGGCGCGGCGAACGAGGTGCTGCACACCGTCGCGGCCAAGTCCAGCACGCTCGCGGCCGACGAGTTCGGCCGTACCGTGACCGGCGGGTGGGGCAGCGCCGACACCGGCGGCGCCTGGACCCGGAACGGCTCGGGCGGCGTGCTGTCCGTGGGCGGCACCGGGCACATCGAGCTGGGCGCCCCCGGCAACAGCGGCGGCGGCTACCTCAACGGCGTCTCGTCCGCGGACACCGACCTGACGTTCACCGCGGCACTGGACAAGGAGGGCACCGGCAACGGCGTCTACCTGGCGGCCATCGGACGGCGCGTGGGAACCGAGGGCGACTACCGGGCCAGGCTCCGGCTGCGCCCGTCCGGGGTGGTGTCCCTCAAGCTCAGCCGCCTGGGCGCGGGCGGTGCCGAGACCGACATCGTCGCGGAGCAGACCGTCGCCGGGCTGACGTATGAACCCGGCAAGCGGCTGCACGTGCGGCTCCAGGTGACGGGCACCTCGCCCACCACGCTGAAGGCCAAGGCGTGGGCGGACGGGGCGGCCGAGCCGGACTGGCAGCTCACCGGAACCGACGCGACCGCCGGGCTGCAGTCCGCGGGCTCCATCGGCGTATGGACCTATCTCGCGGGTAACACCACCAACGCACCCGTCGTGGTGTCGGTGGACGATCTGCGGGCGGTCCGCGTCGCCGATTGA
- a CDS encoding phosphotransferase, translating to MTEREKAEPAGTPPAGAGHGMATSGHEFIRPGMGTRNVLIPARSRRGALAGVSLITRSKTVALAAQWALYGAVAAFGTRVVPGPRVRWEPPGGPERWEALATRVGPFDGLALYERPQASRTGLAAVLLRSGRPVGFLKLRDEPGELDREERALSAFPGGRAEGFRVPRVLDRGETAGWHWMVIEAMPPRPARPVRGVALEPLLTDLQRRLKEVLPRPQEVPAHWVPMHGDLTAWNLRHCGPGEPWLIDWEDAAWAPPGADLVYYEATHTTVFGKPSSPGAGRGHAEAAEFWLKRVALRSDADHDAPMKARLSEVLRSLGPHVP from the coding sequence ATGACGGAGCGTGAGAAGGCCGAGCCCGCGGGCACCCCGCCCGCGGGAGCCGGGCACGGGATGGCCACATCCGGCCACGAGTTCATCCGGCCCGGAATGGGGACCCGGAACGTCCTCATCCCGGCCCGGTCGCGGCGCGGCGCGCTCGCGGGCGTGTCGCTGATCACGCGCTCCAAGACCGTGGCGCTGGCCGCGCAGTGGGCGTTGTACGGCGCGGTCGCGGCGTTCGGGACGCGCGTCGTCCCCGGGCCGCGCGTCCGCTGGGAACCGCCGGGAGGCCCGGAGCGCTGGGAGGCGCTGGCGACCCGCGTCGGGCCGTTCGACGGGCTGGCCCTCTACGAGCGCCCGCAGGCGTCACGGACGGGGCTGGCGGCCGTCCTGCTGCGCTCGGGCAGGCCCGTGGGCTTCCTCAAGCTCCGCGACGAGCCCGGCGAGCTGGACCGCGAGGAACGGGCCCTGTCGGCGTTCCCGGGAGGCCGGGCGGAGGGGTTCCGGGTGCCGCGGGTGCTGGACCGGGGGGAGACCGCCGGCTGGCACTGGATGGTCATCGAGGCGATGCCGCCGCGGCCCGCCCGCCCGGTCCGCGGCGTCGCGCTGGAGCCGCTGCTGACGGACCTCCAGCGGCGGCTCAAGGAGGTGCTGCCCCGTCCGCAGGAGGTGCCGGCGCACTGGGTACCGATGCACGGCGACCTCACGGCGTGGAACCTGCGCCACTGCGGGCCCGGCGAGCCGTGGCTGATCGACTGGGAGGACGCCGCGTGGGCGCCGCCGGGCGCCGACCTCGTCTACTACGAGGCGACGCACACCACGGTGTTCGGCAAGCCGTCGAGCCCGGGGGCCGGCCGGGGGCACGCGGAGGCCGCGGAGTTCTGGCTGAAGCGGGTGGCGCTGCGGTCCGACGCCGACCACGACGCGCCGATGAAGGCGCGGCTGAGCGAGGTGCTGCGGTCCCTGGGCCCGCACGTCCCCTGA
- a CDS encoding glycosyltransferase yields MEEIGKRLAAGGHEVMVYCRGERHPEPEYLGMRLIYLPAIEKKVAETLSHTGLSVLHAFRGKIAREGADVALVFNAANAPLLPVLRTLRIPVATHVDGLEWKRTKWSGTGQRYYRAAESMAVRWSDALIADAVGIQEYYREKFGAASVFIPYGAPILACTDTAKLAEAGYEPGGFHLVVARFEPENHVHLAVEGYRRSSARKPLVVVGSAPYADEYTNRVKELAGDDPRITFLGGVWDQDLLDALYAGALTYVHGHSVGGTNPSLLRAMGAGASVLAYDVNFNREVLGEEAGRFFGDAAELTERIEAAEADPGAAADRGDAARKRASERYVWDDVAAAYERLCSDLAERRLTRKTVRAK; encoded by the coding sequence GTGGAGGAGATAGGCAAGCGGCTCGCGGCGGGTGGCCATGAGGTGATGGTCTACTGTCGTGGCGAACGCCATCCCGAACCCGAGTACCTGGGGATGCGGCTCATCTATCTCCCCGCCATCGAGAAGAAGGTGGCCGAGACCCTCAGCCACACCGGCCTGTCGGTCCTGCACGCGTTCCGCGGCAAGATCGCCCGCGAGGGCGCCGACGTGGCGCTGGTGTTCAACGCCGCGAACGCGCCGCTGCTGCCGGTGCTGCGGACGCTGCGGATCCCGGTGGCCACGCACGTCGACGGCCTGGAGTGGAAGCGCACCAAGTGGAGCGGTACAGGCCAGCGCTACTACCGTGCCGCCGAATCCATGGCGGTGCGCTGGTCGGACGCCCTGATCGCCGACGCGGTCGGCATCCAGGAGTACTACCGCGAGAAGTTCGGCGCGGCGTCGGTGTTCATCCCCTACGGCGCGCCGATCCTCGCCTGTACCGACACCGCCAAGCTGGCGGAGGCGGGCTACGAGCCGGGCGGGTTCCACCTGGTCGTGGCACGGTTCGAACCCGAGAACCACGTGCACCTGGCCGTCGAGGGGTACCGGCGGAGCAGCGCGCGCAAGCCGCTGGTCGTCGTAGGGTCGGCCCCCTATGCCGACGAGTACACCAACCGTGTCAAAGAGCTTGCGGGCGACGATCCGCGCATCACCTTCCTCGGCGGCGTGTGGGATCAGGACCTGCTGGACGCGCTGTACGCGGGCGCGCTGACCTACGTCCACGGGCACTCGGTCGGCGGGACGAACCCGTCGCTGCTGCGCGCCATGGGGGCCGGGGCGTCCGTGCTCGCCTACGACGTGAACTTCAACCGCGAGGTGCTGGGCGAGGAGGCGGGCCGGTTCTTCGGCGACGCGGCGGAGCTCACCGAGCGGATCGAGGCGGCCGAGGCCGACCCCGGCGCCGCGGCCGACCGGGGCGACGCGGCGCGCAAGCGGGCCTCCGAGCGGTACGTCTGGGACGACGTGGCGGCCGCGTACGAGCGGCTCTGCTCCGACCTCGCCGAGCGCAGGCTCACCCGCAAGACCGTGCGCGCGAAGTGA
- a CDS encoding glycosyltransferase family 4 protein, whose amino-acid sequence MAERDARSTVVLAHPSPDLYGSDRTFIESVRGLAAEWRVVVTLPEDGPLSAVLRDAGAEIVVLPVPVLRKAYLTPAGLVRLMFAAARALPRARRLLRRERAAALYVNTVTLPFWLLAGRLARVPALCHVHEAEDGMPRPMRTLLYAPLRLARSVVVNSRASAAAVGGSGTQMIYNGVDGPPDEPAPPRAEPGPPARIVLVGRLSQRKGSDIGVKAVQLLRQRGYEVNLTLVGSVYPGYEWFEEELRTLVGDDGSVVFAGFRSSVWNSFAEADIAIVPSRVESFGNGAVEAMLAGRPVVACATQGLVEIFTDGDNGVVVRPDDPAALADGVARLLDDWDGALAMAKRARADAALRFGTDRYHRELRAAVHGLTAAPSATLPPAS is encoded by the coding sequence GTGGCCGAACGGGACGCACGTTCCACGGTGGTGCTGGCGCACCCGTCACCCGACCTGTACGGCTCCGACCGGACTTTCATCGAGTCGGTGCGGGGGCTCGCGGCCGAGTGGCGCGTCGTCGTCACGCTACCGGAGGACGGGCCGCTGTCGGCGGTGCTCCGCGACGCGGGCGCGGAGATCGTCGTGCTGCCGGTGCCCGTCCTGCGCAAGGCGTACCTGACCCCGGCCGGGCTCGTGCGGCTGATGTTCGCCGCCGCCCGCGCCCTGCCCCGCGCCCGGCGGCTGCTGCGCCGCGAGCGCGCCGCCGCCCTCTACGTCAACACCGTGACGCTCCCGTTCTGGCTGCTCGCCGGACGGCTCGCCCGGGTCCCCGCGCTCTGCCACGTCCACGAGGCCGAGGACGGGATGCCGCGCCCGATGCGGACGCTGCTGTACGCGCCCCTGCGCCTCGCGCGCTCCGTCGTCGTCAACAGCCGGGCGAGCGCCGCCGCGGTCGGCGGCTCCGGCACCCAGATGATCTACAACGGCGTCGACGGGCCGCCGGACGAGCCGGCGCCGCCGCGGGCGGAACCGGGCCCGCCGGCCAGGATCGTCCTGGTGGGACGGCTGTCACAGCGCAAGGGGTCCGACATCGGGGTCAAGGCCGTCCAACTGCTGCGGCAGCGGGGGTACGAGGTTAACCTGACACTGGTCGGCAGCGTCTACCCTGGTTACGAGTGGTTCGAGGAGGAGCTGAGGACCCTGGTCGGTGACGACGGCTCCGTGGTCTTCGCGGGCTTCCGCTCCTCGGTCTGGAATTCGTTCGCCGAGGCGGACATCGCGATCGTGCCCTCGCGCGTCGAATCCTTCGGGAACGGCGCGGTCGAGGCGATGCTCGCCGGGCGTCCGGTGGTGGCCTGCGCCACCCAGGGCCTCGTCGAGATCTTCACCGACGGCGACAACGGTGTCGTCGTCCGGCCGGACGATCCCGCCGCCCTGGCGGACGGCGTCGCCCGGCTGCTGGACGACTGGGACGGCGCCCTGGCGATGGCCAAGCGGGCCAGGGCCGACGCCGCCCTGCGGTTCGGCACGGACCGCTACCACCGCGAGCTGCGCGCGGCCGTGCACGGCCTGACCGCGGCCCCATCAGCGACCTTGCCCCCGGCCTCCTGA